The following are from one region of the bacterium genome:
- a CDS encoding DNA polymerase III subunit beta, whose amino-acid sequence MALLRALGHVQGVVERRNTIPILGNVKLDAKGGQLTLTGTDLDVAVMETVPAQTQAEGQVTVPAHMFYDIVRKLPDGSQISLTLDSATSRVSVVAGRSSFYLACLPVEDFPVMDAGNFDARFVLASSECAELVDKTRFAISTEETRYYLNGIYLHSMKDNGVELLRAVATDGHRLARMEIPLPSGASDVPGIIIPRKTVGELRKLMDESDQDVTIEVSENKIRFSAGAITLVSKLIDGTFPDYERVIPKENDRLLEINAKVLREAVDRVSTIASDKSRAIKLICSNNALTLLADSQDHGEAQEVLEVDFQAEEVQIGFNSRYLLEMLSQIEGETVQFAFSDSGSPAVVRDTGTMGALYVIMPMRV is encoded by the coding sequence ATGGCGCTGTTGCGCGCGCTGGGGCATGTTCAGGGCGTGGTGGAACGTCGCAACACCATCCCCATTCTCGGCAACGTGAAGCTGGATGCCAAAGGCGGCCAATTGACCCTGACCGGCACCGACCTTGATGTCGCCGTGATGGAAACCGTTCCCGCACAGACCCAGGCCGAAGGCCAGGTGACCGTGCCGGCCCACATGTTCTACGACATCGTGCGCAAGCTGCCCGATGGCTCGCAGATCAGCCTCACGCTGGATTCCGCCACCAGCCGCGTATCCGTGGTTGCCGGCCGCTCCAGCTTCTACCTGGCATGCCTGCCCGTGGAAGATTTCCCCGTGATGGATGCCGGTAATTTCGATGCGCGTTTCGTGCTCGCTTCCTCCGAATGCGCCGAGCTGGTGGACAAAACCCGCTTCGCCATTTCCACGGAGGAAACGCGCTATTACCTCAACGGTATTTACCTGCACAGCATGAAGGATAACGGTGTGGAGCTGCTCCGCGCGGTTGCAACCGACGGCCACCGTTTGGCCCGCATGGAAATCCCCTTGCCATCCGGCGCGTCCGATGTTCCGGGCATCATCATCCCGCGCAAGACGGTGGGCGAGCTGCGCAAGCTCATGGATGAATCCGACCAGGATGTGACCATCGAAGTGTCGGAAAACAAAATCCGCTTCTCCGCCGGTGCCATCACGCTGGTTTCCAAGCTTATCGACGGCACCTTCCCGGATTACGAGCGCGTGATCCCCAAGGAGAATGACCGCCTGCTGGAAATCAATGCCAAGGTGCTGCGTGAGGCCGTTGACCGTGTCTCCACCATCGCGTCCGACAAATCCCGCGCCATCAAGCTCATCTGCTCCAACAACGCGCTGACGCTTCTGGCCGACAGCCAGGACCATGGCGAAGCGCAGGAGGTGCTGGAAGTCGACTTTCAGGCCGAGGAAGTGCAGATAGGCTTCAACTCCCGCTACCTGCTCGAGATGCTGTCGCAAATCGAGGGTGAGACGGTACAGTTCGCCTTCTCCGATTCCGGCTCTCCCGCCGTCGTGCGGGACACCGGCACCATGGGCGCGCTCTATGTCATCATGCCGATGCGGGTCTGA
- a CDS encoding S8 family serine peptidase produces MTEADVALVQVEFAKPHWPSMHAPDSGSWAVYDGAQHHADYLEKLQAKRPERAHRISDYMAHAEQVGTVLIHALQRQDGFEASQPYYLAMDATLTDHRELARGIVGDIEKGLGRLWDSIAQEDGRERKKRAVFNMSAGIFDFQSPSRELTHESFEGTLRQLFRLVTDDMLFVRAAGNYMHNPEVETGQEGVMSAGLGNVITIGVGDEQEGIYPESAVGDFAVDCYVRPANGWHATSFAAPRMAGFARALMKAFPDVPSHFIKSAIIRSARRPDVDYGEQLNANGFKDEDETVLMMPEKCLAWGSRGGAGYVAIPDDPAQYPATATWQLLESWRNYSLPSIDQQALESPTRFACEGGQCSAFVTQSLSPFNTMLAFHVRSLTGERLDGHTLGITLISPEINGQSTRIQLKRPGTDFDRGSLCSSAFIGENTAGLWQLEVTGMPPHATVEADIRFSGVPYREDPTWQRTHEMASHMSERVMEHSA; encoded by the coding sequence ATGACCGAGGCAGACGTTGCCCTGGTGCAGGTGGAATTCGCCAAGCCGCATTGGCCGAGCATGCACGCGCCCGATTCGGGAAGTTGGGCGGTCTATGACGGCGCGCAGCATCACGCCGACTATCTTGAAAAACTACAGGCCAAGCGGCCCGAACGGGCGCATCGCATCAGCGATTACATGGCCCATGCCGAGCAGGTCGGCACGGTGCTGATTCACGCATTGCAGCGGCAGGACGGTTTTGAGGCCTCCCAGCCCTATTACCTGGCCATGGATGCCACCTTAACCGACCACCGCGAGCTGGCCCGCGGCATCGTGGGGGATATTGAGAAGGGCCTCGGCCGATTGTGGGATTCCATTGCACAGGAAGATGGCCGCGAGCGCAAAAAACGCGCCGTGTTCAACATGAGCGCGGGTATTTTCGATTTTCAGTCCCCCAGCCGCGAACTCACGCATGAAAGCTTCGAGGGCACCTTAAGGCAGCTTTTCAGGCTGGTGACGGACGACATGCTCTTTGTCCGCGCCGCCGGCAATTACATGCATAACCCCGAAGTGGAAACCGGCCAGGAAGGCGTCATGAGCGCGGGCCTTGGCAACGTCATCACCATCGGCGTGGGCGATGAGCAGGAGGGCATCTACCCCGAATCCGCCGTGGGGGATTTTGCTGTGGATTGCTATGTGCGCCCGGCCAACGGCTGGCACGCCACCTCCTTTGCCGCGCCGCGTATGGCCGGTTTTGCGCGCGCCCTGATGAAGGCATTTCCCGATGTGCCGAGCCATTTCATCAAATCCGCCATCATCCGCTCCGCCAGGCGGCCGGATGTGGATTATGGTGAGCAGCTGAACGCCAATGGTTTTAAGGATGAAGACGAAACCGTGCTGATGATGCCGGAAAAGTGCCTGGCTTGGGGCAGCCGGGGCGGGGCGGGCTACGTCGCCATCCCGGACGATCCCGCGCAATATCCCGCCACCGCCACTTGGCAATTGCTGGAATCCTGGCGCAATTACTCCCTTCCCTCCATCGATCAGCAGGCGCTGGAAAGTCCCACGCGTTTCGCATGTGAGGGCGGCCAGTGCAGCGCCTTCGTCACCCAGTCCCTCAGCCCTTTCAACACCATGCTGGCCTTTCACGTGCGCTCCCTGACGGGGGAGAGGCTGGACGGCCACACGCTGGGCATCACCCTTATCAGCCCGGAAATAAACGGGCAGAGCACGCGCATTCAGCTCAAGCGCCCCGGCACGGATTTCGATCGCGGCAGCCTGTGCAGCTCGGCCTTCATAGGTGAAAACACCGCCGGCCTCTGGCAACTGGAGGTCACCGGCATGCCGCCCCACGCCACCGTGGAAGCCGACATCCGCTTCAGCGGCGTTCCCTATCGGGAAGATCCCACCTGGCAGCGCACACATGAAATGGCATCACATATGTCCGAAAGAGTAATGGAACATTCCGCCTGA
- the gyrB gene encoding DNA topoisomerase (ATP-hydrolyzing) subunit B translates to MAREAVARQEDAEYGAGSIKVLKGLDAVRKRPGMYIGDTDDGSGLHHMVYAVMDNAIDEALAGHCTEVFVSLNADGSVTVRDNGRGIPVDIHKEEGVSAAEVIMTQLHAGGKFDQNSYKVSGGLHGVGVSVVNALSTTLKLRIWRGGNAHYLEFSNGVAVEPLKVVGEADGMRGTEVTFLPSPEIFTQTIFDAETLERRFRELAFLNSGVRILLEDQRGEDTKHWEFFYEGGVDAFVHYLDRSKTPLAPSIRVFGEKDGITVDSSLQWNDSYREHVLCFTNNIPQRDGGTHLMGFRAALTRVVNQYADSSGIAKKQKIDLQGEDIREGLTCVLSVKVPDPKFSSQTKDKLVSSEVRPVVENLVGESLNRWFEEHPVEAKAIVGKVYEAASAREAARKARELTRRKSALEFSTLPGKLADCQERDPAKSELFIVEGDSAGGSAKQGRSRQNQAILPLKGKILNVERARFDRILDSAEIGTLIQALGTGIGNSEQGGDFTVEKLRYHKIIIMTDADVDGAHIRTLLLTFFYRQMPQIIAGGYLYIAQPPLYKVRRGNSETYLKDQLALEDYLLDATLDEAVLTGPNGEQHAGNALRTMLLGARQWAASVTRAKRRLPENVLELAALEGLLDPAALTNPATLEKTGTALAERLRLLEVEPDAVVWKAAVTDQGLQLSRTTRGVTDHYHLDTALLAFNDTRNFAMQVPAMREWFTGPMSFKRKSQEFTAGTPAQLYNQLMDVARKGLTVQRFKGLGEMNPDQLWETTLDPDARTLLQVGIEDAEKAEDVFSTLMGDLVEPRRDFIQTNALNVVNLDI, encoded by the coding sequence ATGGCGAGGGAAGCAGTGGCCAGGCAGGAAGATGCGGAATACGGCGCAGGTTCGATCAAGGTTCTGAAGGGCCTGGATGCGGTTCGCAAACGCCCGGGCATGTACATTGGCGATACGGATGACGGCTCCGGCCTGCACCACATGGTCTATGCGGTGATGGACAACGCCATCGACGAGGCGCTTGCCGGGCATTGCACGGAAGTGTTTGTGAGTTTGAACGCCGATGGTTCCGTGACGGTGCGCGACAATGGCCGCGGCATTCCGGTGGACATCCACAAGGAAGAAGGCGTCTCCGCAGCCGAGGTCATCATGACCCAGCTTCACGCGGGCGGTAAGTTCGACCAGAACTCCTACAAGGTCTCCGGCGGTCTGCACGGGGTAGGGGTGTCTGTGGTCAACGCGCTTTCCACCACCTTGAAGCTTCGCATCTGGCGCGGCGGCAATGCGCATTACCTGGAATTCTCCAACGGCGTGGCGGTGGAGCCGCTAAAGGTCGTCGGCGAGGCTGACGGCATGCGCGGCACCGAGGTCACCTTCCTGCCGAGCCCGGAAATCTTTACGCAGACCATCTTCGATGCAGAGACGCTGGAGCGCCGCTTCCGCGAACTCGCCTTCCTCAATTCCGGCGTACGCATTCTGCTGGAAGACCAGCGCGGCGAAGATACCAAGCATTGGGAGTTTTTCTACGAAGGCGGCGTTGATGCCTTCGTGCATTACCTGGACCGCAGCAAAACGCCGCTCGCGCCCTCCATCCGCGTCTTCGGCGAGAAGGACGGCATCACGGTGGATTCTTCCCTGCAATGGAACGACTCCTACCGCGAACATGTGCTCTGCTTCACCAACAACATCCCGCAGCGCGATGGCGGCACGCACCTCATGGGCTTCCGCGCCGCGCTCACGCGTGTGGTGAACCAGTATGCCGACAGCTCCGGCATCGCCAAAAAACAGAAGATCGACCTCCAGGGCGAAGACATCCGCGAAGGCCTTACCTGCGTGCTTTCCGTAAAAGTGCCCGATCCGAAGTTCTCTTCGCAGACGAAAGACAAACTCGTCTCCAGCGAAGTACGCCCGGTAGTGGAAAACCTCGTCGGCGAATCGCTGAACCGCTGGTTTGAGGAACACCCGGTCGAAGCCAAAGCCATTGTCGGCAAGGTTTACGAAGCCGCCAGCGCGCGCGAGGCCGCCCGCAAGGCGCGTGAGCTCACCCGCCGCAAATCCGCGCTGGAATTCTCCACGCTGCCCGGCAAACTTGCCGACTGTCAGGAACGCGACCCCGCCAAAAGCGAACTCTTCATCGTAGAGGGCGACTCCGCAGGCGGCTCCGCCAAACAAGGCCGCAGCCGCCAGAACCAGGCCATCCTGCCGCTGAAAGGCAAAATCCTGAACGTCGAACGCGCGCGTTTCGACCGCATTTTGGATTCCGCCGAAATCGGCACGCTCATCCAGGCGCTCGGCACCGGCATTGGCAACAGCGAGCAGGGCGGTGACTTCACCGTGGAAAAACTCCGCTATCACAAAATCATCATCATGACCGATGCCGACGTGGACGGCGCGCACATCCGCACGCTGCTGCTCACCTTCTTCTATCGCCAGATGCCGCAGATCATCGCCGGCGGCTATCTCTACATCGCCCAGCCGCCGCTCTACAAAGTGCGCCGCGGCAACAGCGAAACCTACTTGAAAGACCAGCTCGCGCTTGAGGATTATCTGCTGGATGCCACGCTGGACGAAGCCGTCCTCACCGGCCCGAACGGTGAGCAGCATGCGGGCAACGCCTTGCGGACAATGCTGCTCGGCGCTCGCCAGTGGGCAGCCAGTGTCACACGCGCCAAACGCCGCCTGCCGGAAAACGTGCTGGAACTCGCCGCCCTTGAAGGCTTGCTGGACCCCGCCGCGCTCACCAACCCTGCCACGTTGGAAAAAACCGGCACCGCACTCGCCGAACGCCTGCGCCTGCTGGAAGTGGAGCCCGATGCCGTCGTCTGGAAAGCTGCCGTCACCGATCAAGGTCTCCAGCTCAGCCGCACCACCCGCGGCGTGACGGATCACTACCATCTCGATACCGCATTGCTCGCCTTCAACGACACGCGCAACTTCGCCATGCAGGTGCCTGCCATGCGCGAATGGTTCACCGGCCCGATGAGCTTCAAACGCAAATCGCAGGAATTCACCGCCGGCACCCCCGCGCAGCTTTACAACCAGCTGATGGATGTCGCGCGCAAGGGTCTCACCGTGCAGCGCTTCAAAGGTCTCGGTGAAATGAACCCCGACCAGCTCTGGGAAACCACGCTCGACCCCGATGCACGCACCCTGCTGCAGGTCGGCATTGAGGATGCCGAGAAAGCCGAAGATGTTTTCTCCACCCTCATGGGCGATCTGGTGGAACCCCGCCGCGACTTCATTCAGACCAACGCGCTGAACGTCGTCAACCTGGATATCTAG
- a CDS encoding M48 family metalloprotease, whose protein sequence is MAVRISQNVMTVLRTVDAMAQAMEQPWPDQIEVVENASPMATSYEVFGYTLSVPEVLVENLPEEHLDAIISHEMQHQEDADAMQMVNVTVQETLIPMVMKAQDLLKEGREKEARTILRDARFLAIHLIAINNEAEVRASTNAAELCGFDAMKGAYANIFRLAYPKMAGFDDDEIIHLVSMETLEVKRSIPPYYRAEFYDMPFFQILHRVAERLPPDDICL, encoded by the coding sequence ATGGCCGTTCGCATATCCCAGAATGTAATGACCGTGTTGCGGACGGTGGATGCCATGGCCCAGGCCATGGAACAACCTTGGCCGGACCAGATCGAAGTGGTGGAAAACGCATCCCCCATGGCCACCAGTTACGAAGTGTTCGGCTACACCCTGTCCGTGCCGGAAGTGCTGGTGGAAAATCTCCCCGAAGAGCATCTCGACGCCATCATCAGCCATGAAATGCAGCATCAGGAAGACGCGGATGCGATGCAGATGGTCAATGTCACCGTGCAGGAAACGCTCATCCCCATGGTGATGAAGGCGCAGGACCTGTTGAAGGAGGGCAGGGAAAAAGAGGCCCGCACCATTTTACGCGATGCAAGGTTTCTGGCCATCCACCTTATCGCCATCAACAATGAGGCGGAGGTCCGCGCCAGCACCAATGCCGCCGAATTATGCGGGTTTGATGCCATGAAAGGCGCCTATGCCAATATTTTTCGTCTGGCCTATCCGAAAATGGCGGGTTTCGACGATGACGAAATCATCCATCTAGTATCGATGGAAACGCTGGAAGTGAAGCGCTCCATACCCCCCTATTACCGGGCAGAATTTTACGATATGCCCTTTTTCCAGATATTGCACAGGGTGGCCGAGCGGCTCCCGCCCGATGACATATGCCTGTAA
- the clpB gene encoding ATP-dependent chaperone ClpB: MQLDRYTDRARGFVQSAQSIALREGHQQFTPEHIFKALLDDSEGMAARLIDGLGGNWQVLMNRLNQELAKIPKVQGDTGGLRLTSGAAKVFTTAENESHIQKDQFVTAEMLLLALALEQETPSGKLLASEGITPQKLKEAIKGMRKGKKADSANAENAYEALEKYTKDFTAMAREGKLDPVIGRDEEIRRSIQVLARRTKNNPVLIGEPGVGKTAIVEGLAQRIVNGDVPESLKRKRLLSIDLGALVAGAKFRGEFEERLKSVLNEIGHAGGEIILFIDELHTLVGAGAAEGSMDASNLLKPALARGELHCLGATTLAEYRKYIEKDAALARRFQPVFVSEPTVEDAISILRGLKEKYEAHHGVRITDPSIVAAATLSHRYINDRFLPDKAIDLMDEAASRLRMQVDSKPEALDELDRRIMQLKIEREALKKEGDEASRERLVKLEKELASLEEEARLLTEKWQSEKSRIDDSKNLKIKLEQARKDLEMAQRQGELAKAGELAYGVIPDLEKKIKLAEDAKGGTMLKESVTERDIASVVSRWTGIPVDKMLEGERDKLLRMEEVLNETVVGQADALKAVSNAVRRSRAGLSDPDKPIGSFLFLGPTGVGKTEMCKAIARFLFDDPAAILRVDMSEFMEKHAVARLIGAPPGYVGYEEGGVLTEAVRRRPYQVVLFDEVEKAHPDVFNLLLQVLDEGRLTDSHGKTVDFRNTLIVLTSNLGSEILVNASEDTPYEITREKVMQVVRGHFRPEFLNRLDEIILFHHLSRQHMDGIVDIQLKRLEARLAERHITLTLDKKAHEWLANAGYDPVYGACPLKRVIQRELQDKLALGLLEGTIHDGDAVKLTAGESGLEFVTDKRKAA; this comes from the coding sequence ATGCAACTCGACCGTTATACCGACCGTGCCCGGGGTTTTGTGCAATCCGCGCAGTCCATCGCGCTGCGGGAGGGGCACCAGCAATTTACGCCGGAGCATATCTTCAAGGCCCTGCTGGACGACAGCGAGGGCATGGCGGCGCGGCTGATCGATGGGCTGGGCGGCAACTGGCAGGTGCTGATGAACCGGCTGAACCAGGAACTGGCAAAAATCCCGAAGGTTCAGGGGGATACGGGTGGGCTGCGCCTGACATCCGGCGCGGCCAAGGTGTTCACCACGGCGGAAAATGAATCGCACATCCAGAAAGACCAGTTCGTGACGGCGGAAATGCTGCTGCTGGCGCTGGCGCTGGAGCAGGAGACCCCCTCGGGCAAATTGCTGGCGAGCGAGGGCATTACCCCGCAAAAGCTGAAAGAAGCCATCAAGGGCATGCGCAAGGGTAAAAAGGCCGACAGCGCCAATGCCGAAAACGCCTATGAGGCACTGGAAAAATACACCAAGGATTTCACCGCCATGGCGCGGGAAGGCAAGCTGGACCCTGTAATCGGGCGGGATGAGGAAATCCGTCGGAGTATTCAGGTGCTGGCGCGGCGCACGAAAAACAACCCGGTGCTTATCGGTGAGCCGGGCGTGGGCAAAACGGCCATTGTGGAAGGGCTGGCGCAACGCATTGTCAATGGCGATGTGCCGGAAAGCCTGAAGCGAAAGCGGCTGCTTTCCATCGACCTTGGCGCGCTGGTGGCGGGGGCGAAATTTCGTGGGGAATTTGAGGAGCGCCTGAAATCGGTACTGAACGAGATCGGCCATGCGGGTGGCGAGATTATCCTGTTCATCGACGAGCTGCACACCTTGGTGGGTGCGGGTGCGGCGGAGGGCTCCATGGATGCCTCCAACCTGTTAAAGCCTGCGCTGGCGCGGGGTGAGCTGCATTGCCTGGGCGCCACGACGCTGGCGGAATACCGTAAGTATATCGAGAAGGACGCCGCACTTGCACGGCGCTTCCAGCCGGTGTTCGTAAGCGAGCCGACGGTGGAGGATGCGATTTCCATCCTGCGCGGATTGAAGGAGAAATACGAGGCGCATCACGGGGTGCGCATCACCGACCCTTCCATCGTCGCGGCGGCCACCCTCTCCCACCGTTACATCAATGACCGGTTTTTGCCGGACAAGGCGATTGACCTTATGGACGAGGCGGCATCGCGCCTGCGCATGCAGGTGGACAGCAAGCCCGAAGCGCTGGATGAGCTGGACCGGCGCATCATGCAGCTAAAAATCGAGCGCGAGGCGTTGAAGAAGGAAGGCGACGAAGCCAGCCGTGAGCGGCTAGTGAAGCTGGAGAAAGAACTGGCCTCGCTGGAAGAGGAAGCCCGTCTGCTGACCGAAAAATGGCAGTCGGAAAAAAGCCGCATCGATGACAGCAAGAACCTGAAAATCAAACTGGAGCAGGCACGCAAGGACCTGGAAATGGCGCAGCGCCAGGGTGAACTGGCCAAAGCCGGTGAACTGGCCTATGGCGTGATTCCCGACCTGGAAAAGAAAATCAAACTGGCCGAGGATGCCAAGGGCGGCACGATGCTGAAAGAAAGCGTGACCGAGCGGGATATTGCCAGTGTGGTGTCGCGCTGGACGGGTATTCCGGTGGATAAGATGCTGGAAGGCGAGCGCGATAAACTGCTGCGCATGGAAGAGGTGCTGAATGAGACGGTGGTGGGCCAGGCGGATGCGCTGAAGGCGGTTTCCAACGCCGTGCGGCGCTCCCGCGCGGGACTTTCCGACCCGGATAAGCCGATTGGCAGCTTTTTATTCCTCGGCCCGACGGGGGTGGGGAAAACGGAGATGTGCAAGGCGATTGCGCGATTCCTGTTCGACGACCCGGCGGCGATCCTTCGCGTGGATATGAGCGAGTTCATGGAGAAGCATGCCGTGGCGCGGCTGATCGGCGCGCCTCCCGGCTATGTGGGCTATGAGGAAGGCGGCGTGCTGACTGAGGCCGTGCGCAGGAGGCCGTATCAGGTGGTGCTGTTCGACGAAGTCGAAAAAGCGCACCCGGATGTGTTCAACCTGCTTTTGCAGGTGCTGGATGAAGGCCGCTTGACAGACAGCCACGGCAAGACGGTGGATTTTCGTAATACACTGATCGTGCTGACCTCCAATCTGGGGTCGGAGATTCTGGTGAATGCAAGCGAGGACACGCCCTATGAGATCACCCGTGAAAAGGTGATGCAGGTGGTGCGCGGGCACTTCCGCCCCGAGTTTTTGAACCGGCTGGATGAGATCATCCTGTTCCACCATCTGTCGCGTCAGCATATGGACGGCATCGTGGATATTCAGCTCAAGCGGCTGGAGGCACGGCTGGCAGAGCGGCACATCACGCTGACGCTGGATAAGAAGGCGCATGAGTGGCTTGCCAATGCGGGCTATGACCCCGTTTACGGCGCATGCCCGCTGAAGCGGGTGATCCAGCGCGAGCTGCAGGACAAGCTGGCGCTCGGACTGCTGGAAGGCACGATCCATGATGGCGATGCGGTGAAGCTGACGGCCGGTGAGAGCGGGCTGGAATTCGTTACCGATAAGCGGAAAGCGGCCTAG
- the recF gene encoding DNA replication/repair protein RecF → MTPTETTSDHAVKGEVAPSALAITRLVMEQFRNYDNLDLQLEPLPVLIAGQNGMGKTNLLEAASLLAPGKGLRSASITELQLANSAAKPWQVAAEVTDIDGSHWVATARNAEGENDTRRVKINGAWQRGHAGLADILGIIWLTPSMDGMLSGSASPRRKYYDKLVAGFVPSHSAETGRYDYLMRERNQLLSQPGKPDPSWLSAIEQKMAESAVAIADHRLQVMERLQSALQNLADAFPKAILSIEGEVEQSLLTGEKALAVEQKLRETLQNQRSDDARSGRTLSGTHRSDMRLNFPGKNQPMEACSTGEQKALMLSLTMAVAEARTVWDNRPPLVLLDEVVAHLDRHRRESLFTTLSTLGAQAWMTATDAETFAPLKDRAQLLQVDQASITRLW, encoded by the coding sequence GTGACCCCGACGGAAACCACCAGTGACCATGCGGTAAAAGGGGAGGTTGCGCCCTCGGCGCTGGCTATTACCCGGCTCGTGATGGAGCAGTTCCGCAATTACGATAACCTCGACCTCCAGCTGGAGCCGTTGCCTGTGCTAATTGCCGGGCAAAACGGCATGGGCAAAACCAACCTGCTGGAGGCCGCCTCGCTCCTCGCACCCGGCAAGGGCCTGCGCAGCGCCAGCATCACCGAGCTTCAGCTTGCCAACAGCGCCGCCAAACCCTGGCAGGTGGCCGCCGAGGTCACGGATATCGACGGCAGCCACTGGGTTGCCACTGCCCGCAATGCGGAAGGTGAAAACGATACCCGCCGCGTGAAGATCAACGGCGCCTGGCAGCGCGGCCATGCCGGGCTTGCGGATATACTCGGCATTATCTGGCTGACGCCCTCGATGGATGGCATGCTTTCCGGCAGCGCCAGCCCCCGCCGCAAATATTACGACAAGCTGGTGGCGGGCTTCGTGCCCTCCCACAGCGCCGAAACCGGGCGTTATGATTACCTGATGCGCGAGCGCAACCAGCTTTTGTCTCAGCCCGGCAAGCCGGACCCAAGCTGGCTTTCCGCCATCGAGCAGAAAATGGCCGAATCCGCCGTCGCCATTGCCGACCACCGCCTTCAGGTCATGGAACGCCTCCAATCCGCCCTGCAAAACCTGGCCGATGCCTTCCCCAAAGCCATCCTTTCCATCGAAGGCGAGGTGGAGCAATCCCTCCTGACGGGTGAAAAGGCCCTGGCCGTGGAGCAAAAACTGCGGGAAACCCTGCAAAATCAACGTTCTGACGATGCCCGGAGCGGCCGCACCCTCTCCGGCACTCACCGCAGCGATATGCGGCTGAATTTTCCCGGCAAAAATCAGCCCATGGAGGCATGTTCCACTGGTGAACAAAAGGCGCTCATGCTATCACTGACCATGGCGGTGGCTGAGGCCCGGACAGTCTGGGACAACAGGCCGCCCCTGGTGCTGCTCGACGAGGTCGTCGCCCACCTGGATCGTCATCGGCGCGAAAGCCTGTTCACCACGCTTTCCACCCTCGGCGCCCAGGCATGGATGACCGCCACCGACGCCGAAACCTTCGCCCCCCTGAAAGACAGGGCGCAGCTTCTGCAAGTCGACCAGGCCAGCATCACCCGTCTGTGGTAA
- the dnaA gene encoding chromosomal replication initiator protein DnaA, with amino-acid sequence MNAQALAKRDAVGETVEEAISHTIPSPAAPISGNSQWEKVAGRLRAQFGEATFRSWLKPIEFSGLRSGTVSLAVPTRFMREWVQTHYQDALLRAWQTEDATVRAVDVFVKPAAFDKGRQITPNVPPSSSAPMVEDIPVQPATYASRPAIHVVDAADTPSSIQLDPRFTFDNFVVGKPNELAYAAARRVAESNSVSPGGNPLFLYGGVGLGKTHLMHAIAQHIRVTNPRRRVLYLSAEKFMYEFIRSLRDKNTMEFKEQFRSVDVLMVDDVQFISGKDSTQEEFFHTFNALVDQNKQVVISGDRSPSDLDGIEERVRSRLGWGLVVDVHATTYELRLGILQSKVEKLGASVPREVLEFLAHRITSNVRELEGALNRVVAHSTLVGHGIDLESTGHVLRDLIRANDRKVTVEDIQRKVAEHFNIKLADMYSARRSRMVARPRQVAMFLAKRLTTLSLPEIGRKFGGKDHTTVMHAVKRIEELCLEDPHIREDVDLLERLMQS; translated from the coding sequence ATGAATGCACAGGCCCTGGCTAAACGCGACGCAGTGGGTGAAACCGTGGAGGAAGCCATTTCGCACACCATCCCATCTCCTGCAGCCCCCATCAGCGGAAACAGCCAGTGGGAGAAAGTCGCCGGTCGCCTGCGCGCCCAGTTCGGCGAGGCCACCTTCCGCAGCTGGCTGAAACCGATTGAGTTCAGCGGCCTGCGCAGCGGCACCGTGTCGCTGGCCGTGCCCACCCGCTTCATGCGCGAATGGGTGCAAACCCATTATCAGGATGCGCTGCTCCGCGCCTGGCAGACCGAGGACGCCACCGTCCGCGCCGTGGATGTCTTCGTCAAGCCCGCCGCCTTCGACAAGGGGCGTCAGATTACCCCCAATGTCCCCCCTTCCTCTTCCGCCCCCATGGTGGAAGACATACCGGTTCAGCCCGCCACCTACGCGTCGCGCCCCGCCATCCATGTGGTTGATGCCGCCGACACGCCATCCTCCATCCAGCTCGATCCGCGCTTTACCTTCGACAATTTCGTCGTCGGCAAACCCAATGAGCTCGCCTACGCCGCCGCCCGCCGCGTGGCGGAATCCAACAGCGTTTCCCCGGGCGGCAACCCGCTCTTTCTCTATGGCGGTGTGGGCCTCGGCAAAACGCACCTCATGCACGCCATCGCGCAGCACATCCGCGTCACCAACCCGCGCCGCCGCGTGCTGTATCTCTCCGCCGAAAAATTCATGTACGAGTTCATCCGTTCCCTGCGTGACAAGAACACGATGGAATTCAAAGAGCAGTTCCGCTCCGTCGACGTGCTGATGGTGGACGATGTTCAGTTTATCAGCGGCAAGGATTCCACGCAGGAGGAATTCTTCCACACCTTCAACGCGCTGGTGGACCAGAACAAGCAGGTGGTCATCTCCGGCGACCGCTCCCCGTCTGATCTCGACGGCATCGAGGAGCGCGTGCGCTCCCGCCTCGGCTGGGGCCTGGTGGTGGATGTCCATGCCACGACCTACGAACTCCGCCTCGGCATCCTCCAGTCCAAGGTGGAAAAACTCGGCGCCTCCGTCCCGCGTGAGGTGCTGGAATTCCTCGCCCACCGCATCACCTCCAACGTGCGCGAGCTCGAAGGCGCGCTCAACCGCGTGGTGGCCCATTCCACCCTCGTCGGCCATGGCATCGATCTGGAATCCACCGGCCATGTGCTGCGCGATCTGATCCGCGCCAACGACCGCAAGGTGACCGTGGAAGACATCCAGCGCAAGGTTGCCGAGCATTTCAACATCAAACTGGCGGACATGTATTCCGCCCGCCGCAGCCGCATGGTCGCCCGCCCGCGTCAGGTCGCCATGTTTCTGGCCAAGCGCCTTACCACCCTCAGCCTGCCGGAAATCGGCCGCAAATTCGGCGGCAAGGACCACACCACGGTGATGCATGCCGTCAAGCGCATCGAGGAACTCTGCCTGGAGGACCCCCACATCCGCGAGGATGTCGATCTGCTTGAAAGGCTGATGCAGTCCTAA